The proteins below come from a single Uloborus diversus isolate 005 chromosome 10, Udiv.v.3.1, whole genome shotgun sequence genomic window:
- the LOC129231704 gene encoding uncharacterized protein LOC129231704 produces MIFIDPSQRDLQRIVWKEGINEPIKVYNLSTITYGTTSAPYLATRTLKQLALDEEKDFRIAAEVIKTDTYMDDIVTGCPDIATARELQRQLKLLLQRGGMNLHKWSANHEELLRDISEGAETYSFTEDSETKTLGILWNHKCDEFAFKVALENLDIYTKRAVLSNIARIYDPLGLIGPIIVKAKIFVQKLWLLHIGWDEPLPDQESKEWKSSVQSLSAIHCIKVKRCILIEDAVDVQLNGFADASENGYGAAIYVKSTAATGETATHLLCSESKVAPLKRISIPRLELNAAVLLAKLLHRVMKSLQVSFSEVHLWSDSTIVLAWLKSDPHVLKTFVANRIALLQELTNGFQWHHIRSEDNPSDMVSRGLDPSKLLDNKLWWHGPDLLNQELLRDEVIDDPLQQPVFCDEFKTQTKTKNVTVSLLVNSRVFIV; encoded by the exons ATGATTTTTATTGATCCAAGTCAAAGAGATTTGCAACGAATTGTTTGGAAAGAAGGTATAAATGAGCCAATTAAAGTTTACAACCTCTCTACAATAACGTACGGGACGACTAGTGCGCCATATCTCGCCACACGGACGCTGAAACAATTAGCGTTAGATGAGGAGAAGGACTTTCGCATAGCAGCGGAAGTCATTAAGACAGATACTTATATGGATGACATTGTTACAGGTTGTCCAGATATAGCTACGGCACGAGAATTGCAACGCCAGTTGAAACTCTTACTTCAACGTGGAGGTATGAACTTACATAAATGGTCAGCAAACCATGAAGAACTGTTGAGAGATATTTCAGAAGGTGCTGAAACCTACTCGTTTACAGAAGATAGTGAAACCAAGACGTTAGGTATTTTGTGGAACCATAAGTGTGATGAGTTTGCTTTTAAAGTTGCACTGGAAAATTTGGATATTTATACTAAACGTGCAGTTTTATCCAATATTGCCAGAATCTATGATCCGCTCGGTCTGATTGGCCCTATAATCGTCAAAGCAAAGATATTCGTGCAAAAATTGTGGCTTCTACATATCGGATGGGATGAGCCATTGCCGGATCAAGAAAGTAAGGAGTGGAAAAGCTCCGTTCAGTCATTGTCAGCAATACATTGCATTAAAGTTAAAAGATGTATCTTAATCGAAGATGCTGTAGACGTTCAACTAAATGGATTCGCTGATGCTAGTGAAAATGGGTATGGAGCAGCGATATACGTCAAATCTACTGCAGCTACAGGAGAAACAGCTACCCATTTGTTGTGCAGCGAATCAAAGGTTGCTCCTTTGAAAAGAATCTCCATTCCTCGACTTGAGCTTAATGCAGCTGTGCTACTTGCTAAGTTACTTCATAGAGTAATGAAGTCCTTGCAAGTGAGTTTCTCTGAAGTTCATCTGTGGTCAGACTCGACTATTGTTCTGGCTTGGCTGAAAAGTGATCCACACGTGTTAAAGACATTCGTAGCCAATCGCATAGCTCTTCTACAAGAATTGACAAATGGATTTCAGTGGCACCATATTCGTTCAGAAGACAATCCTTCGGATATGGTCAGCAGAGGTCTTGATCCGAGTAAACTTCTTGACAACAAACTGTGGTGGCATGGACCAGACTTGCTAAACCAGGAACTCCTTCGCGACGAGGTTATTGATGATCCTTTACAGCAACCAGTGTTTTGTGATGAATTTAAAACTCAGACTAAAACGAAAAACGTGACTGTGTCCTTATTAGTGAATTCAC GTGTTTTTATTGTGTAA